A stretch of DNA from Amphiprion ocellaris isolate individual 3 ecotype Okinawa chromosome 18, ASM2253959v1, whole genome shotgun sequence:
aaaagatgcaaacaatCTCCAAAACACTTTAGAACTCAGCGATTTTGTCTCCCTGAATCAATTCAAAAACTTGATAAAGGAAAATGTGATGTCAGCACCCTACTTACCCACTCACCACCCCCCACCCACCGCCAGGCCaaacactcagaacacacacacacacacacacacacacacacacacacacaaaaataaataataaaagaacaatTCTATACtagaaaataagtaaataaatagattttagtataaataaagttaaagaagaaaagaaaaaatggggGAGAGATAAGGTAAATGGTATTAAATACTAACAAAAAAGGTAATTAATTACAGGGATCAATCTAGCAGCTCagaggaaaaatctgaaaaagagatttttaatctCAAGGGATGtcatggtaaaataaaggttaaataaatacaatgaaaaagtACTCCAGCAGTATTGTTTACTACCTAACTGTTTGACATCTCTTGTCCAGGTTCTCTATGGGAAAGTCAGCGTTCGTTGCTTCGACAAGCTGGAGGATAAGGTCAACGGCAGCCCCGTCCCTCCTGAGTTTGACCCCCCGTTGGCTCCTTTGCAGATGGGCTCCGTGTGGCGCTCCGTGCTCCGCTCAGACACAGAGTACTCGGAGACCAGCGGGCCGTGCCTTCTCACTCCTGTGCGGGATAACCTCCATCAGATCGACGCCGTGGAGGGACCTGCTGCTTTCCTGGATATCCTGGCGCCGCCATACAATCCAGACGACGGCCGGGACTGTCACTATTACAAGGTTCTGCAAACAGTGGCGGACAAAGGAAAAGATGCAAAGAGCAACCCGGAGCAGcagggagagaaggagaaagaccAGACATGGCTGCTGGAAGTCCCTCAGCCGGAGGACTTCTGGTGTGGTGGGGAACCCTACCCAGGCCCTGCAGTCTCTGTCTAAGCGAATCACACTGCAGTGTATGACAGACATAATACTGGGACATGCATCCATCCACAAGGGTCAATTTAGTTTTGTACTCTTCCATAGGAAAGCCAAATATCTAGGTTGTTATAATGCCTTGTTAGAGGATGCAGCAGGGCAAACAAGGGTTTGAACTGTGACACTCCAGCCAGAATAAGTCCAGTGAACTGCCTTCCACTAACCTTAAGCATCCCTGCCAGTATTGGGAGACGTGTTGACACAAGGAATTCCTTTTCCTAATGTGGTATATTTCTTTGGACCATTATGTTGCCTTGCACACACCAGAATGTTGTCAGCCAAACGTTGTGTGAATGCTGGGTTATCATTAGCATCTATGCTTTGttttggaaagtttttttttttgtctgctgcCGATGACTCTAACATGACACCAAAGACTCAAGTTGTACCTGCCTTATGTGTGAATGTATACTTAACGAGGACGCTGTTTCTATTGGATACACTCACTTCTTGCTCCAAAGTGCACACACTATATCATAtgtactttattttctttatattcCTTTAACTTATTCCAGATAATATAATTACCAAACAGGTCTGGTCAGTTATGGGATGAAAAAGCTGATGTTCAGTGACTTCTACATACTCTGTGATGTATTATACTGTCATTTCACTTCATGTTCCTTCATCTGGAGTCACAGTATATGGCGCATATAATGCATCATTTAAAAAGCTTACTGAAatcatgaaatgaaaaagagtTGGAAATGAAAGCTGTATTGGAGAGCTATAGCGTTTTTATGGTAAAAGCTGACATATTTTCTTTACTACTTTTTACACTGTATCATTCCAGTCTGTATGCTACTGTACACTACTTTAGCTTGTATCTTAACTTTGCTCTGGCTTACATTTGACTCCACACAGATTTATGTGCCAGTTTGACAATGgttgtgttattttgatgttgtatgtggaacatgaataaaaataaaaagtgcttTATTGTTCTCAagtttaaaatctaaatttggaGTTGATACAACACAACCTAACCGACATCTCTCATACAGAATCTGCACAGTTTGAATTATTTACTCTTGGTAAGAATGAGTTCAAAGAGTATAATCTGGTTTTCTAAATGTTCTGAAAAATCCCTGCAGACTTTATGAGATTGTTGGTTTTGAAGCATCTTTATGGAGCTGTTTATTAGTGGTCCATTTTCACTTGTCATAGGAAAAAATGGCAACGTAATTAAAAGGAAACTCCATTTTAACACATCAAAGTGTCTTCTCAGGTGACTGTGAAAATAGTTCCATCAAGCCCTCGGTGTCTCCAGGGAGATCTGTAACGcctgacaaatgacacaaaccctGAGATTAATTTACGTTGACATATCAAGtactgtcagatttttaaaacaaatatctaTATATTGCCCATATGACCCACTTTCAATATTTTCCAAAAGTGAAACATGCCATTTTAGTAATATATGAACTGCAGAATTCTGTTCTATTTGAATTAGGCTATCTAGTAATATTTATAGCACAGCagtaataccaaaaaaaaaatggatttaggCAATCTCACTCAACTACTGCCCACATCCTAGTTCTTAGAATTGTTGAGGAGGTATTATACAAGAAAGATGCAATACTGGTTTTCATTGATTTAAGAAGGCATTCGACACAattgacagaaacaaaatgttccaaattcTACTGGCATATATGGAATCGCTCCTCTTGTTGCTGAAGCAATAAAAGTTCTGTATGTCAACACTTCTGCGGTAGTCAAGACTCCTGAGGGCAACACAGATCTCTTCTCCATAGACACCGGAGTACTTCAAGGAGACCCTCTAGCTCAaaggtgtcaaattcattttagttcaggggccacattcatcCCAATTTGAGCCacaccagtaaaaccagagcaagataacctataaataatgacaactcaaaatgtttgttttagtgcaaaaaagtactttcagaaaatattcacatttaatgaactatctttttacaaaacactatgaacaaactgaaatttgtgaagaaaaataagttcaatttcaacaacattaagcctcagtttatcatttacacattacaactcaCAGCTCAGTTTATCttcaaaggcacaaaacattcagtcacaggtatctggaacagAACAGATCgtatttgactttaaaaaagattttaaaaaaataataaaaatgagatgaaatattacaaaaatgagacacaaaatgacaaaagaacagtgagcaatctagtattttactttatgatcaaaccaacttgtcatggtctagaaattattttacatttatagttttacaaatttacaatctgcagttaatgtcttctctgtaatttttacacttaacAAAGTCGTCtcgtgggccggattggaccttcTGGCGGGCTGATTTTGGCCCgcaggctgcatgtttgacaacCCTACTCCAGcacctttcctcttcatcatctgctTAGATTGTGCACTGAGGAATGCAATCTTGCCCTCCGATGGCCTGACCCTAAAGCGTCATCAGAGTAGAAGACAC
This window harbors:
- the adoa gene encoding 2-aminoethanethiol (cysteamine) dioxygenase a yields the protein MDSRRMPRDNKTPLIQKIAKQAYTTFNGLKSSSGGENKVVADKMSELISLVTAVRAADLKIAPRKTKPSSGAGELQSPPVTYMHICETDVFSMGVFLLRTGASIPLHDHPGMNGMLKVLYGKVSVRCFDKLEDKVNGSPVPPEFDPPLAPLQMGSVWRSVLRSDTEYSETSGPCLLTPVRDNLHQIDAVEGPAAFLDILAPPYNPDDGRDCHYYKVLQTVADKGKDAKSNPEQQGEKEKDQTWLLEVPQPEDFWCGGEPYPGPAVSV